Proteins encoded in a region of the Trypanosoma brucei brucei TREU927 chromosome 5, complete sequence genome:
- a CDS encoding iron/ascorbate oxidoreductase family protein, putative (similar to GB:AAO54300.1: oxidoreductase, 2OG-Fe(II) oxygenase family {Pseudomonas syringae pv. tomato str. DC300}.): protein MAHGSIPVIDVGPLFCDGEKGMMDVAKQIDHACRTWGVFLVVGHPIPRERTEKLMEMAKAFFSLPLEEKLKVDIRKSKHHRGYGCLDAENVDPTKPFDCKETFNMGCHLPEDHPDVAAGKPLRGPNNHPTQVKGWVELMNRHYREMQEFALVILRALALAIGLKKDFFDTKFDEPLSVFRMLHYPPQKQGTRYPIVCGEHTDYGIITLLYQDSVGGLQVRNLSDEWVDVEPLEGSFVVNIGDMMNMWSNGRYRSTPHRVRLTTTDRYSMPFFCEPNPYTVIKCLDHCHSPSNPPKYPPVRAVDWLLKRFAETYAHRKTKM, encoded by the coding sequence ATGGCTCACGGCTCGATTCCAGTTATTGATGTCGGCCCTCTGTTCTGTGATGGAGAAAAGGGGatgatggatgttgcgaaacaGATTGATCATGCCTGTAGGACGTGGggtgtttttcttgttgtgggTCATCCCATTCCCCGTGAGCGAACGGAAAAGTTGATGGAAATGGCCAaggcttttttttcgcttccaTTGGAAGAGAAACTTAAGGTTGATATTCGAAAGAGCAAACATCATCGCGGTTACGGATGCCTCGATGCGGAGAATGTTGACCCAACGAAACCATTTGATTGTAAAGAAACATTTAATATGGGCTGTCATCTCCCTGAGGATCACCCCGATGTTGCAGCTGGAAAGCCATTGCGTGGACCGAACAATCACCCCACGCAAGTGAAAGGTTGGGTAGAGTTGATGAACAGACATTATCGCGAAATGCAGGAATTTGCCCTCGTTATTCTTCGTGCCCTCGCACTCGCTATTGGTTTAAAGAAAGACTTTTTCGATACCAAATTTGATGAACCTTTGAGTGTGTTCCGTATGCTACATTATCCTCCACAAAAGCAAGGGACCCGTTATCCCATCGTGTGTGGTGAGCATACGGATTATGGTATTATTACATTACTCTACCAAGATTCGGTGGGAGGACTGCAGGTGCGCAATCTGTCAGATGAGTGGGTGGATGTGGAACCCCTTGAAGGAAGTTTTGTTGTGAATATTGGGGACATGATGAATATGTGGAGTAATGGCCGTTACCGCTCAACACCGCATCGCGTTCGCTTAACCACAACTGATCGCTACTCCATGCCATTTTTCTGTGAGCCTAATCCTTATACTGTTATTAAATGCCTTGATCATTGCCATTCGCCAAGCAATCCCCCCAAATATCCACCAGTCCGTGCTGTGGATTGGTTGCTGAAGCGTTTCGCGGAAACATATGCCCATCGCAAAACAAAGATGTGA
- a CDS encoding receptor-type adenylate cyclase GRESAG 4, putative (similar to GB:CAA36364.1: putative adenyl/guanylyl cyclase {Trypanosoma brucei} (PMID:1982555)) has translation MTSLLSKLSLPLLQLLFLLLSFSTTGRAEDNITINVLSLMYSPDVQEVEVDSLNAGFEASLTARGWKTNSKARVSFIRPPSYDTPVAEFFESVVKESEGKLMIVFGPFGGPNTMWVKGELSKHGAVSFGPLAFSTEVREWDPHLYFISVEPNAELLALFRYAVVFLGLPRVGITYLKGTPSGEALYEFALDISSMMGHELCGAFAAAGGVGADEDALAAEWNQFVETRPQAVLLFAPVRNPATEWFIGRIVKDERARQMYVLAPSTSQGPLIRTWRDALYASNVSLNDGQLIITGTIPPSNLLTLASVRRFREEMDNHLKSNSEWGGFSKPPHFSTDEAISDLMMTGWLTGEILSQALHSTDVLTDRTAFMDSLYRQRRYVVDDLVVGDYGNECGEFASMQGAMCNCNQGGSAVYMKEVVDGFRMYPVINGFLMWGVSQCSSANVKVYAPLYGVFILIVDSYITERSARRWYEGASSVPADGSFENDRLFFHPFRRKLSEVAGDLAQLVDNRIVSAVFGGVTRDALRLPNVTFINPLAASPIVGKFRRNVLLLSPTVRQQLYVIAMHLSNASTGAVSAAIRSKRAEVIGDVLNKSLMTFDVALKSMLLLKESDTLVDHLPSSGDVVAIGLTPPDAHAIAQYLQSRNDRRVYVLFSEVAQLYDEFVEAFNATPAAVVSASRLVFATNLPHWADKNTESDTVAMFHAYNPRESTWTPLRLRGFATARLLRSIVPRMKRISPSLLVDFFYTESNIRVDDMHYGPYSDVECVKGRVTAANRCETNFGAGNISVWSMSRVLDPRVPVLSRGVTPSLEYAVMDGSSLSPSQLAGIIVGSVFFVALAIALCVLLCLFVFNSRDNNRAPREPTDPVTLIFTDIESSTAQWSTHPELMPDAVLAHHTMIRSLIMQYGCYEVKTVGDSFMIACRSTSTAVELASDIQRSFLQHCWGTTVFDDFYRNSEMQKAEDDDHYIPPSARLDPEVYRQLWNGLRVRIGIHTGLCDIRHDEVTKGYDYYGRTPNMAARTESVTNGGQVLLTYAAYMSLSTEERDQLDATSLGPVALRGVPEPIVMYQLNAVPGRAFAGLRLDRDFSFEESEDPTSTSASEHSSTHMELSGSAQTISDALHSLLSTFKAPQRERLLVPYCERWNVSLPRRKGRVWDDAYCEEVIRRIAVKVGHIAEHGARGMSASSGVTTQSGSSLIIISCNPYLSDASPKQCSRVPVSSGREVNNGMTENDAN, from the coding sequence ATGACCTCACTGCTGTCGAAGCTGTCGCTACCGCTTCTGCAGCTACTATTTCTATTGCTTTCCTTCTCAACTACAGGAAGGGCTGAAGACAATATAACAATAAATGTCCTCTCCCTGATGTATAGCCCTGATGTTcaggaggtggaggtggatTCACTTAACGCTGGTTTTGAAGCATCCCTGACAGCTCGCGGTTGGAAAACAAACTCCAAGGCAAGGGTTTCTTTCATTCGACCACCATCATACGATACTCCCGTCGCTGAGTTCTTCGAGTCCGTGGTTAAGGAAAGCGAAGGCAAGCTGATGATTGTATTTGGTCCCTTTGGCGGACCCAATACTATGTGGGTGAAGGGTGAGCTGAGTAAACACGGTGCAGTTAGTTTCGGCCCACTCGCTTTCTCCACTGAAGTGCGTGAGTGGGATCCCCATCTTTACTTCATAAGTGTGGAGCCGAATGCTGAGTTACTTGCACTTTTCCGTTAtgccgttgttttccttGGTCTCCCGCGTGTGGGAATAACGTACTTGAAGGGAACACCATCCGGTGAGGCATTGTATGAATTCGCTCTGGATATATCATCCATGATGGGCCATGAACTCTGTGGTGCATTTGCTGCAGCTGGTGGAGTTGGAGCAGATGAAGATGCCCTGGCAGCTGAATGGAACCAGTTTGTTGAGACACGTCCACAGGCTGTGCTCCTGTTTGCCCCCGTGCGCAACCCCGCCACCGAATGGTTCATAGGGAGGATTGTGAAGGATGAGCGGGCGAGACAGATGTATGTTTTGGCTCCGTCGACATCACAAGGCCCTCTAATAAGAACTTGGCGTGACGCTTTGTATGCTTCCAATGTGTCTCTGAACGATGGTCAATTAATCATCACGGGCACAATTCCTCCTTCGAATTTACTAACCCTTGCGTCTGTCCGGCGGTTTCGGGAGGAGATGGATAACCATTTAAAATCCAATAGTGAATGGGGTGGCTTTTCGAAACCCCCACACTTTAGTACCGACGAGGCCATTTCTGATCTGATGATGACTGGATGGCTCACTGGTGAGATCCTTTCGCAGGCACTACACAGTACTGATGTGTTGACGGACCGCACGGCCTTTATGGACTCTCTGTACCGCCAGCGTCGTTACGTTGTAGATGACCTTGTCGTGGGTGACTATGGTAATGAGTGCGGCGAGTTTGCGTCCATGCAGGGTGCTATGTGCAACTGCAATCAGGGTGGAAGCGCTGTTTACATGAAGGAAGTCGTGGATGGGTTTCGTATGTACCCCGTAATAAATGGTTTCTTGATGTGGGGTGTATCACAGTGTTCGAGTGCAAATGTGAAGGTGTATGCCCCACTATATGGTGTTTTCATTCTGATTGTGGATAGTTACATTACCGAGCGTTCCGCCAGGAGATGGTACGAAGGTGCATCATCTGTCCCCGCTGATGGCAGTTTCGAGAATGATCGACTCTTTTTTCACCCCTTTAGGAGGAAGCTGAGTGAAGTGGCAGGTGATCTCGCGCAATTGGTGGACAACAGGATAGTATCCGCTGTCTTTGGTGGAGTGACGAGGGATGCACTCCGGCTTCCAAATGTCACCTTCATCAATCCTTTGGCGGCCAGCCCCATAGTGGGTAAGTTCCGTAGAAATGTGTTACTGCTCTCGCCTACGGTTCGGCAACAATTGTACGTGATTGCTATGCACCTCTCAAATGCCTCTACCGGTGCCGTGTCTGCCGCTATTCGAAGTAAAAGGGCGGAAGTAATTGGTGATGTACTCAACAAATCGCTAATGACATTTGATGTGGCACTTAAGTCAATGTTGTTACTTAAAGAGAGTGACACTCTGGTGGACCATCTACCAAGCAGTGGGGATGTTGTGGCCATCGGCCTCACACCTCCAGATGCCCATGCGATTGCACAGTATCTCCAATCTCGAAATGATAGACGCGTGTATGTTCTCTTCTCCGAAGTCGCTCAATTGTATGATGAGTTTGTGGAAGCATTTAATGCGACCCCTGCGGCAGTTGTAAGCGCCTCACGACTTGTGTTCGCGACGAATCTACCACACTGGGCCGATAAAAATACGGAATCGGATACAGTTGCAATGTTTCATGCCTACAACCCCCGTGAATCTACATGGACACCGCTGAGGTTGCGGGGCTTTGCCACTGCGCGTCTGCTTCGAAGCATCGTTCCACGCATGAAGAGGATAAGCCCCTCGTTGTtagttgattttttttacacagAATCAAACATTCGTGTGGATGACATGCACTACGGACCGTACAGTGATGTTGAGTGTGTTAAGGGACGTGTAACGGCGGCTAACCGTTGCGAGACTAATTTTGGGGCGGGAAACATTTCTGTGTGGTCGATGTCTCGGGTACTAGACCCCCGTGTGCCTGTACTGAGTCGTGGCGTGACGCCATCTTTGGAGTATGCTGTAATGGATGGGTCTTCCCTTAGTCCTTCACAACTTGCCGGTATAATTGTtggttctgttttctttgttgcacTTGCTATTGCATTGTGTGTGCTTCTGtgcttgtttgtgtttaATTCTCGAGACAACAACAGAGCACCGAGGGAACCAACAGATCCTGTAACTCTCATCTTCACGGACATCGAAAGCAGCACTGCGCAGTGGTCTACTCACCCGGAACTGATGCCCGATGCCGTGTTGGCTCATCACACTATGATCCGTTCACTCATCATGCAGTATGGTTGTTACGAGGTGAAGACCGTTGGGGACTCCTTTATGATTGCCTGCCGCAGTACATCCACCGCTGTGGAACTCGCGAGTGACATTCAGCGATCATTCCTGCAACACTGTTGGGGGACAACTGTTTTCGATGATTTCTACCGCAATTCCGAGATGCAGAAAGCTGAGGATGATGATCACTATATTCCACCAAGTGCACGTCTGGATCCCGAGGTTTACCGCCAGTTGTGGAATGGGCTGCGTGTAAGAATCGGAATCCACACCGGGTTATGTGATATCCGACATGATGAAGTAACAAAAGGATACGACTACTACGGACGCACACCAAACATGGCTGCGCGCACAGAAAGTGTGACAAATGGTGGGCAAGTGCTGCTGACGTATGCGGCGTACATGTCACTGAGCACTGAGGAGCGTGACCAACTTGATGCGACCTCGCTTGGACCTGTTGCGTTGCGTGGTGTTCCTGAGCCTATTGTAATGTACCAATTGAATGCCGTTCCCGGCCGTGCATTCGCTGGGCTCCGCTTGGATCGTGATTTCTCTTTCGAAGAGAGTGAGGACCCTACTAGTACCTCTGCTAGTGAACATAGTTCCACCCACATGGAGCTGAGTGGATCGGCACAAACTATTTCAGATGCCCTGCATTCCTTACTCAGTACCTTCAAAGCTCCACAGCGAGAGCGACTATTGGTTCCATACTGCGAGCGTTGGAATGTTTCTTTACCACGGCGGAAGGGGCGTGTGTGGGACGATGCGTATTGTGAAGAAGTTATTCGCCGTATTGCAGTGAAGGTTGGACACATTGCGGAACACGGAGCCCGCGGGATGTCCGCATCGTCAGGTGTTACTACCCAAAGTGGCTCttccctcatcatcatttcctgCAATCCGTACCTTTCCGACGCCTCCCCAAAGCAATGTTCTCGTGTGCCGGTGTCCAGTGGGCGGGAAGTAAATAACGGAATGACGGAAAATGATGCTAATTGA